A stretch of the Actinoalloteichus fjordicus genome encodes the following:
- a CDS encoding Rv0361 family membrane protein produces MTVPPNPQGPYGGQQGPQGQPGGQPPYGQQPGPYGQGPQGGQPQFGQQPGQPEQFGQQPGGAPYGQQPDGFGGPEGGAPKKSPLPWILAGGGVVVIAVIVVLIFTLGGGGAGGSSSPQQAADDFTAAFNDGDYQRVNELMCEADRAEDSELAEAEEAMSEMTDELAAQFGEGVSVEFSVDNVSEPADGSATAELSFRFNGLDPEMEEMLAGSMDEMTFPLELVDEDGWRVCGMSGMTG; encoded by the coding sequence ATGACCGTCCCGCCCAACCCCCAAGGCCCTTACGGCGGACAGCAGGGCCCGCAAGGCCAGCCGGGCGGTCAGCCGCCGTACGGCCAGCAGCCCGGACCGTACGGCCAGGGCCCGCAGGGCGGCCAGCCCCAGTTCGGCCAGCAGCCCGGCCAGCCCGAACAGTTCGGCCAGCAGCCCGGCGGCGCGCCCTACGGCCAGCAGCCTGACGGCTTCGGCGGCCCCGAGGGCGGCGCGCCCAAGAAGAGCCCGCTGCCCTGGATCCTCGCGGGCGGCGGCGTCGTCGTGATCGCCGTCATCGTCGTGCTGATCTTCACCCTGGGTGGTGGTGGCGCGGGCGGTTCGAGCAGTCCCCAGCAGGCCGCGGACGACTTCACCGCAGCGTTCAACGACGGCGACTACCAGCGTGTCAACGAACTCATGTGCGAAGCCGACCGGGCTGAGGACAGCGAGCTCGCCGAGGCCGAAGAGGCCATGTCCGAGATGACCGACGAGCTGGCGGCTCAGTTCGGCGAGGGCGTCTCCGTCGAGTTCTCGGTCGACAACGTGAGCGAGCCTGCCGACGGCAGTGCCACCGCCGAGCTGAGCTTCCGCTTCAACGGCCTCGACCCGGAGATGGAGGAGATGCTGGCAGGCAGCATGGACGAGATGACCTTCCCTCTCGAACTTGTCGACGAGGACGGCTGGCGAGTCTGCGGCATGAGCGGCATGACCGGTTGA
- the arc gene encoding proteasome ATPase: MPHDHPGSRPDSGDEQRFGGDAELAAQIRFLEDEVALLRRQSSQSPRQSQLVEQRLAEASDRIDQLTERNAKLVDTLKDARTQLMALREEVDRLAQPPSGYGVFLRGHEDGTVDVFTASRRMRVPLSPNVEIGDLTLGQTVRLNEALTVVEAGGYERIGEICTLREVLSDPGQDSPSRALVVGHTDEERLVWLAAPLAESPLKSGDSLLVDSKAGYAYERVPKAEVEDLVLEEVPDVGYTDIGGLGRQIEQIRDAVELPFLHADLFREYELRPPKGVLLYGPPGCGKTLIAKAVANSLAKQVVSARGGPDEQAKSYFLNIKGPELLNKFVGETERHIRLIFQRAREKASEGTPVIVFFDEMDSIFRTRGSGVSSDVETTIVPQLLSEIDGVEGLENVIVIGASNREDMIDPAILRPGRLDVKIKIERPDAEGAKDIFSKYLTATLPIHADDLVEFRGDKQACVEAMIQNTVERMYAESDENRFLEVTYANGDKEVLYFRDFNSGAMIQNIVDRAKKAAIKGVLETGQPGLRVQHLLDAIVDEFAENEDLPNTTNPDDWARISGKKGERIVYIRTLVTGKNQESGRAIDTATNTGQYL; the protein is encoded by the coding sequence ATGCCGCACGACCATCCCGGCAGCAGGCCTGACAGCGGCGACGAGCAGAGGTTCGGCGGCGACGCCGAGCTTGCTGCGCAGATCCGATTCCTGGAGGACGAGGTGGCACTGCTGCGCCGCCAGTCGTCCCAGTCTCCTCGACAGTCTCAACTAGTGGAACAGCGCCTCGCCGAGGCGTCTGATCGCATTGACCAGCTTACCGAGCGCAACGCGAAACTGGTGGACACCCTCAAAGATGCCCGCACGCAGCTCATGGCCCTGCGCGAAGAGGTCGACCGCCTCGCGCAGCCGCCGAGCGGCTACGGGGTCTTCCTGCGGGGCCACGAGGACGGCACGGTGGACGTGTTCACCGCCAGCCGTCGGATGCGAGTCCCGCTCTCGCCCAACGTGGAGATCGGCGACCTCACCCTAGGCCAGACGGTGCGCCTCAACGAGGCGTTGACCGTGGTGGAGGCGGGCGGATACGAGCGGATCGGCGAGATCTGCACCCTGCGCGAGGTTCTGTCCGATCCCGGCCAGGACAGCCCGAGCCGTGCACTGGTCGTGGGTCACACTGACGAGGAACGTCTGGTGTGGCTGGCGGCTCCGCTGGCCGAGTCGCCGCTGAAGTCGGGCGACTCCCTGTTGGTGGACAGCAAGGCAGGCTATGCCTACGAACGGGTGCCCAAGGCCGAGGTCGAGGATCTGGTCCTGGAAGAGGTCCCCGATGTGGGCTACACCGACATCGGTGGTCTCGGCAGGCAGATCGAGCAGATCCGCGACGCGGTGGAGCTGCCCTTCCTGCATGCCGACCTCTTCCGGGAGTACGAACTACGGCCGCCGAAGGGCGTGCTGCTGTACGGCCCGCCCGGCTGCGGCAAGACGCTGATCGCCAAGGCCGTGGCCAACTCGCTGGCCAAACAGGTCGTCTCGGCCCGAGGCGGCCCCGACGAGCAGGCCAAGTCCTACTTCCTCAACATCAAGGGCCCCGAGCTGCTGAACAAGTTCGTCGGCGAGACGGAGCGACACATTCGGCTCATCTTCCAGCGGGCCAGGGAGAAGGCCTCCGAGGGCACGCCGGTGATCGTCTTCTTCGACGAGATGGACTCGATCTTCCGCACCAGGGGCAGCGGCGTCTCCTCCGACGTCGAGACGACCATCGTCCCGCAGCTCCTCAGTGAGATCGACGGTGTCGAGGGGCTGGAGAACGTCATCGTGATCGGCGCCTCCAACCGGGAGGACATGATCGACCCGGCAATCCTGCGGCCAGGCAGGCTCGACGTGAAGATCAAGATCGAGCGGCCGGACGCCGAGGGCGCGAAGGACATCTTCTCGAAGTATCTGACCGCCACGTTGCCGATCCACGCCGACGACCTGGTGGAGTTCCGAGGCGACAAGCAGGCCTGCGTCGAGGCGATGATCCAGAACACCGTCGAGCGCATGTACGCCGAGTCGGATGAGAACCGCTTCCTGGAGGTCACCTACGCCAACGGTGACAAAGAGGTGCTGTACTTCCGCGACTTCAACTCCGGGGCGATGATCCAGAACATCGTGGACCGGGCGAAGAAGGCCGCGATCAAGGGCGTGCTGGAGACCGGACAGCCCGGCCTCCGCGTCCAGCACCTGCTGGACGCCATCGTGGACGAGTTCGCCGAGAACGAGGACCTGCCCAACACGACGAACCCGGACGACTGGGCGCGGATCTCGGGCAAGAAGGGGGAGCGGATCGTCTACATCCGCACTCTGGTCACCGGCAAGAATCAGGAGTCCGGCCGAGCCATCGACACCGCGACGAACACGGGGCAGTACCTGTAA
- a CDS encoding DUF3558 family protein, with protein sequence MSIPNPRLAGVGASAVLLLFVAACSEADSAAPGGDADIRSVVETAEDELIAATKRACDEPTQVVLDELPDATGNYTTNRMQGPTCNWTNRDYLEGATITAVTGAPYSEWVESDTLITGEISAVEIAGLPGSQGATAEGCAVLVDVDGAALSVDVRLSQDEPSCEVASRLATEVLNNR encoded by the coding sequence ATGTCGATTCCTAATCCTCGGTTGGCGGGCGTGGGCGCGTCGGCGGTGTTGCTGCTGTTCGTGGCCGCGTGCAGCGAGGCAGACTCCGCCGCCCCCGGTGGGGACGCCGACATCCGAAGCGTCGTCGAGACCGCCGAGGACGAACTGATCGCCGCCACGAAACGAGCCTGTGACGAGCCGACTCAGGTGGTGCTCGACGAATTACCCGACGCGACGGGGAATTACACCACCAATCGGATGCAGGGGCCTACCTGCAATTGGACTAATCGGGATTACCTCGAAGGGGCCACGATCACGGCGGTCACCGGCGCGCCGTATTCGGAATGGGTGGAGTCCGACACGCTGATCACCGGGGAGATCTCGGCGGTGGAGATCGCGGGTCTGCCGGGCAGCCAGGGCGCCACCGCCGAGGGCTGTGCGGTCCTGGTGGACGTCGACGGTGCGGCGCTCAGCGTGGACGTCCGGCTGAGTCAGGACGAGCCGTCGTGCGAGGTGGCGTCGCGGCTGGCGACCGAGGTCCTGAACAACCGCTGA